In Mercurialis annua linkage group LG5, ddMerAnnu1.2, whole genome shotgun sequence, a single genomic region encodes these proteins:
- the LOC126682680 gene encoding cyclin-dependent kinase C-2-like has protein sequence MATPQLNVNESPSWGSRSVDCFEKLEQIGEGTYGQVYMAREKLTGEIVALKKIRMDNEREGFPITAIREIKILKKLHHENVIKLKEIVTSSGSEKDEQGKPDDNKYNGGIYMVFEYMDHDLTGLADRPGMRFSVPQIKCYMRQLLTGLHYCHVNQVLHRDIKGSNLLIDNEGNLKLADFGLARSFSSEHNANLTNRVITLWYRPPELLLGATKYGPAVDMWSVGCIFAELLYGKPIFPAKDEAKQLNKIFELCGAPDEVIWPGVTKIPWYNNFKPTRPMKRRIREVFRHFDRHALELLEKMLTLDPAQRIAAKDALDAEYFWTDPLPCDPKSIPKYESSHEFQTKKKRQQQRQLEENAKRQKLQHPQQHGRLPPIQQSGQPHLQMRSGPNQPNHNSQPPVAVGPSTHHYGKPRGPAGRYPASGGYNQPNRGGQGGGFGSGPYPPQGRVPPYGSTGMPGAPRGGVGAPIHPQGAPYGSAGAGRGSNMMGGNRNQQYSWQQ, from the exons atggCTACTCCGCAACTAAACGTTAACGAGTCCCCCTCCTGGGGATCAAGAAGTGTCGACTGTTTCGAGAAATTAGAGCAGATTGGTGAAGGCACTTATGG TCAAGTTTATATGGCTAGAGAAAAACTTACGGGCGAAATTGTTGCGTTGAAGAAAATTAGAATGGACAATGAAAGAGAGGGG TTTCCTATAACAGCAATCCGTGAAATCAAAATTCTTAAAAAGCTACATCATGAGAATGTGATTAAGTTGAAAGAGATTGTGACGTCTTCGG GATCTGAGAAGGATGAACAGGGGAAGCCAG ATGATAACAAGTATAATGGTGGAATATACATGGTTTTTGAGTACATGGACCATGATTTGACTGGCCTTGCAGACCGTCCTGGGATGAGATTTTCAGTTCCTCAGATTAAG TGCTATATGAGGCAGCTTTTAACTGGACTTCACTATTGTCATGTAAACCAAGTCCTTCATCGTGATATTAAAG GCTCTAATCTTCTTATAGACAATGAGGGCAATCTAAAGCTGGCAGATTTTGGGCTTGCCCGATCATTTTCAAGTGAGCACAATGCAAATCTTACAAATCGTGTTATAACTTTATGGTACAG ACCGCCTGAGTTGCTGCTTGGGGCGACAAAATATGGTCCAGCTGTTGACATGTGGTCTGTTGGCTGTATTTTTGCTGAACTTTTGTATGGCAAACCAATTTTTCCTGCAAAAGATGAGGCAA AACAATTAAATAAGATTTTTGAGTTGTGTGGAGCACCAGATGAGGTTATCTGGCCAGGGGTTACTAAAATTCCCTGGTATAACAATTTTAAGCCAACTAGGCCAATGAAGAGACGTATCAGAGAGGTTTTCAGACA ttttgaCCGTCATGCTTTGGAGTTATTGGAGAAAATGCTAACTCTTGATCCAGCTCAG AGAATAGCTGCCAAGGATGCACTTGATGCTGAGTACTTCTGGACTGATCCATTGCCCTGTGACCCCAAGAG TATACCCAAATATGAATCATCGCATGAAtttcaaacaaagaaaaagaggCAGCAGCAACGGCAGCTTGAAGAAAATGCAAAACGTCAGAAGTTGCAACATCCACAGCAGCATGGCCGTCTTCCACCGATTCAGCAGTCCGGACAGCCACATTTGCAAATGAGGTCTGGCCCTAATCAGCCCAATCATAATTCTCAGCCTCCAGTTGCTGTAGGGCCTAGTACTCACCATTATGGGAAACCTCGTGGACCTGCTGGTAGATACCCCGCAAGTGGAGGATACAACCAGCCGAATCGTGGAGGCCAAGGTGGAGGCTTTGGAAGTGGGCCTTATCCACCGCAGGGGCGAGTACCACCTTATGGTTCAACTGGCATGCCTGGTGCTCCTCGTGGTGGAGTTGGTGCTCCAATTCATCCTCAAGGTGCTCCGTATGGCAGTGCAGGCGCTGGTCGTGGCTCGAACATGATGGGTGGAAACCGCAACCAGCAGTACAGTTGGCAACAGTAG
- the LOC126680734 gene encoding zinc finger CCCH domain-containing protein 38, with amino-acid sequence MRKGDPAYGTMSGSGRRRSSKWDLQEESRSPPDSVHEKGRSGKAGLPFRDKDLQRDWISPEGAGGNRAKWSDLEPLPGRRGSHRDDYINEDHRRSSKAMTSWEEEESYGTRMSPGLDDWRQQTHHNSPRNEWKRSRRSRSPSQSRSRSRSPDRGFGREPGLYERSRSRSGVPSQICKDFASGRCRRGNHCQFLHQGTQAYEDEWERHRKPATSKYPAAHDSREYPAGSGRPTDCCSDFLKGSCRRGASCRFPHDSASHTPTGRGSSIELTRERNNDRRHRDASPERHGDREIRRPAEIPCRFFAAGNCRNGKFCRFSHQAQSQAHASPERFRDSRFPHNDEMGKEWNAPKWNATSTSDAGKLDNDKIGTMGAPDQRGTSWSADDRWDRLVENKTLGESLIDHKMAVSEKKETSRCKTENATDSMLGSQQRADENLLVDMDMSPDWNYKVRPANHIDKKESASLISSDPDLIREASGQVHNNSAVIPSLINEIFAKPPDYSLRDFNTVAPRHDDKSPTGKTVNSNGGIFSNTMSAPSFNQSSLNLSVLPHSGVNMGGHTQVSILTSGERGIINPQCQTLLPEGKTINKLDVGEANAFQVNSGVPISQTMVSNEQLTQLTNISASLAQLLATGQQLPQLYAAHTSHPHNGTEMPSFANSEGLVKSDSVFDMQPNETVGKQKQYDPICDSVELEKHGVNNNNPTGLLPNLTVENNVADGKLKISSKSLSPPFVAAAPNHNLLCSLKEPSETANKLNEVESGAISKETKENNRVVTEESGKVEDRTGQENDNPENTDGDEKNDEGKKGKDAKGIRTFKFALVEFVKDLLKPAWKEGQMGKDVYKNIVKKVVDKVTSTMQGASIPQTQEKIQQYLSFSKPKLTKLVQAYVEKLQKDK; translated from the exons GCACAATGAGTGGAAGTGGCCGAAGACGCAGTTCTAAGTGGGATTTGCAAGAAGAATCTCGTAGTCCGCCTgatagtgtgcatgaaaagggacgGTCTGGAAAAGCAGGTCTACCTTTCCGTGACAAAGATTTGCAACGTGACTGGATCTCTCCCGAAGGAGCTGGCGGCAATCGTGCCAAATGGTCTGACCTGGAACCTTTACCTGGAAGAAGAGGCTCTCATAGGGATGATTACATTAATGAAGACCACAGAAGAAGTTCAAAAGCAATGACCTCGTGGGAGGAAGAAGAAAGTTATGGGACAAGAATGTCTCCTGGTCTTGATGATTGGAGACAGCAGACACATCACAACTCTCCTAGAAATGAATGGAAAAGATCTAGAAG AAGCAGAAGCCCGAGCCAAAGTCGGAGCAGGAGTAGAAGTCCAGACCGTGGGTTTGGGCGAGAACCAGGACTTTATGAAAGAAGCAGAAGCAGATCAGGTGTACCATCTCAAATATGTAAAGATTTTGCTTCTGGGAGATGTAGGAGGGGTAATCACTGTCAATTTCTTCACCAAGGTACACAGGCTTATGAGGATGAATGGGAAAGACATAGAAAACCTGCAACTTCAAAATATCCCGCCGCCCATGATTCTAGAGAGTACCCAGCCGGGAGTGGAAGGCCTACTGATTGTTGCAGTGACTTTCTTAAAGGAAGCTGTAGGAGAGGTGCATCTTGCAGGTTTCCCCATGACAGTGCCTCCCATACGCCAACCGGTAGGGGGTCTTCCATTGAGTTAACTAGAGAAAGAAATAATGACAGAAGGCATAGAGATGCATCTCCAGAGAGACATGGTGACCGTGAAATTCGCCGACCAGCTGAGATTCCCTGCAGATTTTTTGCTGCAGGTAATTGTAGGAATGGAAAATTTTGCAGGTTTTCTCATCAGGCTCAGTCTCAAGCTCATGCAAGTCCTGAGAGATTTCGGGATAGTAGATTTCCACATAATGATGAGATGGGAAAAGAGTGGAATGCTCCAAAATGGAATGCTACAAGTACTTCAGATGCTGGGAAGTTGGATAATGATAAAATTGGAACTATGGGTGCTCCTGATCAAAGGGGCACGTCATGGTCTGCTGATGATAGATGGGATCGTTTGGTGGAAAATAAGACACTTGGTGAATCATTAATTGATCATAAAATGGCTGTGTCTGAGAAAAAGGAGACTTCACGGTGCAAGACGGAGAATGCCACTGATAGCATGCTTGGTTCACAGCAAAGAGCTGATGAGAATTTGCTCGTTGATATGGACATGTCCCCTGATTGGAATTACAAAGTCCGACCTGCCAACCATATTGATAAAAAAGAGAGTGCTTCTTTAATCAGTTCTGATCCCGATTTAATTCGAGAAGCTTCAGGTCAGGTGCATAATAATAGTGCAGTTATACCATCACTGATAAATGAAATATTTGCCAAACCACCCGACTACAGTTTAAGAGATTTCAATACCGTTGCTCCACGACATGATGACAAGAGTCCAACTGGGAAAACTGTCAATTCTAATGGTGGTATCTTTTCCAATACCATGTCAGCACCTAGCTTCAATCAGAGCAGCTTGAATTTAAGTGTTTTACCTCATTCAGGTGTAAATATGGGTGGACACACTCAAGTATCAATCCTGACATCAGGAGAAAGAGGTATTATAAATCCTCAATGTCAAACACTGCTTCCGGAAGGAAAGACGATCAATAAGCTGGATGTTGGGGAAGCAAATGCATTCCAAGTGAATTCTGGAGTTCCGATTTCGCAGACCATGGTAAGCAATGAGCAACTCACACAGCTTACAAACATCTCAGCCTCTTTAGCTCAGTTACTTGCAACCGGACAGCAGCTTCCACAACTTTACGCTGCTCATACTTCTCATCCCCATAATGGTACAGAAATGCCATCATTTGCAAACTCTGAGGGTCTGGTGAAATCAGATTCTGTATTTGACATGCAACCAAATGAAACTGTGGGGAAGCAGAAGCAGTATGATCCTATATGTGACAGCGTTGAACTTGAGAAGCATGGTGTCAACAATAACAATCCCACAGGTCTGTTGCCTAACCTCACTGTAGAGAACAATGTTGCAGATGGGAAGTTGAAAATTTCATCTAAAAGCTTATCGCCTCCATTTGTTGCGGCTGCGCCAAACCACAATTTATTATGCAGTTTGAAGGAACCTAGCGAGACTGCTAACAAATTAAATGAGGTGGAATCAGGTGCAATATCCAAAGAAACCAAGGAAAACAATAGAGTGGTGACTGAGGAGAGCGGGAAAGTAGAGGACAGGACTGGACAAGAGAATGATAATCCAGAGAACACTGATGGAGATGAAAAAAATGATGAGGGCAAAAAAGGCAAAGATGCTAAGGGGATTCGAACGTTTAAATTTGCACTTGTGGAGTTTGTGAAGGATCTTTTGAAACCCGCATGGAAGGAAGGTCAAATGGGCAAGGATGTATACAAAAACATAGTGAAGAAAGTAGTAGACAAAGTTACGAGCACAATGCAGGGAGCTAGTATTCCTCAAACGCAAGAGAAAATTCAGCAGTATCTTTCATTTTCAAAGCCAAAGCTGACCAAACTTGTACAG GCTTATGTGGAGAAACTTCAGAAGGATAAATGA